The following proteins come from a genomic window of Populus nigra chromosome 6, ddPopNigr1.1, whole genome shotgun sequence:
- the LOC133696590 gene encoding putative lipid phosphate phosphatase 3, chloroplastic has product MAWRNMMSCFSLPDFRGIFQGRVRQAGMGTHTIKSHGAKLARDHMHDWLILLLLVVIEVILYVIHPFYRFVGKDMMTDLKYPLKENTVPVWTVPLYAVLLPVAVFLVVYIRRKDVYDLHHSILGLLFSVLITAVITDAIKNAVGRPRPDFFWRCFPDGKDLYDRWGNVICHGKGSDVKEGHKSFPSGHTSWSFAGLGFLSLYLSGKLKAFDRKGHVAKLCIVFLPLLAASLVAVSRVDDYWHHWQDVFAGGLLGLVVATFCYAQFFPPPYTDEGWGPYAYFRALEESRSNTNAGQSMNALDLQPMNAHVVSQQGRQNGDDFASLEELESGRM; this is encoded by the exons ATGGCGTGGAGGAACATGATGTCATGTTTTTCTCTCCCGGATTTCCGTGGTATCTTCCAG GGCAGAGTGAGGCAGGCGGGGATGGGTACACACACAATCAAATCTCATGGAGCCAAACTTGCGAGGGATCACATGCACGATTGGCTTATTTTACTGCTACTTGTGGTGATTGAGGTCATTCTCTACGTAATCCATCCATTTTACCGGTTCGTGGGAAAGGATATGATGACAGACCTGAAATATCCCTTGAAAGAGAACACGGTACCTGTATGGACCGTGCCT TTGTATGCAGTTTTGTTGCCCgttgctgttttccttgtagtttaTATTAGAAGAAAAGATGTCTATGATCTGCATCACAGCATCTTAG GCCTCTTATTTTCTGTGCTGATTACTGCTGTCATCACGGATGCAATAAAAAATGCTGTTGGCAGGCCTCGACCAGACTTCTTTTGGCGTTGCTTTCCTGACGGGAAGGAT CTCTATGATAGGTGGGGAAATGTAATATGTCATGGTAAAGGAAGTGACGTTAAGGAAGGACATAAAAGTTTCCCAAGTGGTCATACTTCAT GGTCCTTTGCTGGATTAGGTTTTCTCTCACTCTACTTATCTGGAAAACTCAAGGCATTTGATCGGAAAGGGCATGTGGCAAAACTATGCattgtttttcttcctctaCTTGCTGCGTCTCTTGTCGCCGTCTCTCGAGTTGATGATTACTGGCATCATTGGCAAGATGTGTTCGCTGGAGGCCTTCTAG GGCTGGTTGTGGCAACATTCTGCTATGCACAGTTTTTCCCACCCCCTTACACCGATGAAG GATGGGGACCTTATGCATATTTCCGGGCTTTGGAGGAGTCACGTTCCAATACAAATGCAGGGCAGTCTATGAATGCACTTGATTTGCAGCCCATGAATGCTCATGTCGTGAGTCAACAAGGCAGGCAAAACGGAGATGACTTTGCCTCCTTGGAGGAATTGGAATCCGGAAGGATGTGA